In Neisseriaceae bacterium CLB008, one genomic interval encodes:
- a CDS encoding DUF523 domain-containing protein, whose protein sequence is MIAISACLIGQPVRYDGQHKRVSELKRLVDQGLAISICPEVLGGLPIPRPAAEIVGGDGHAVLAGTAIVQDTSGADVSALFIEGAHTALRLLQQHGVTHLVLKANSPSCSSHRIYQGDFSGGLRPGVGVATALFQQNHLMVWDESHPDLSTLLQQAQASSLTQEMGKS, encoded by the coding sequence ATGATCGCCATCAGCGCCTGCTTAATCGGCCAGCCCGTTCGCTATGATGGACAACATAAACGAGTGTCCGAACTCAAGCGCCTAGTCGATCAAGGTTTGGCCATCAGCATTTGTCCTGAGGTTTTGGGCGGCCTCCCCATTCCGAGACCGGCGGCAGAGATTGTGGGCGGCGATGGCCACGCTGTTTTAGCCGGTACCGCCATCGTTCAAGACACCAGCGGCGCCGACGTCAGCGCGCTGTTTATAGAAGGGGCGCATACGGCGTTGCGCCTGCTGCAACAGCATGGCGTCACCCACCTAGTATTAAAAGCCAATAGCCCCTCGTGCAGCAGCCACCGCATTTATCAAGGCGACTTCAGCGGTGGCCTACGCCCTGGTGTTGGCGTGGCCACGGCGCTGTTTCAACAAAACCATCTGATGGTGTGGGATGAAAGCCACCCCGACCTAAGTACGCTTTTACAGCAGGCTCAGGCTTCATCCCTGACTCAAGAGATGGGCAAATCTTAG
- a CDS encoding TonB-dependent receptor, which translates to MGKRKKIVLELLAGLSCSLSIDAARANAQDDVQTLDDVVVIGRKVDVQDRSGHAKVYDKDLSSAYLGKAELNRNKGKSVADLIKGMPGVFSGDARNSGSLDVNIRGIQGPGRVPVTIDGTEQGVTVYRGYYGASNRNYIDPSLVSSMVVEKGGSLTEGVKTSVGGGVAIKTLSIDDVVPQGERYGADIMVDGSSNTTKPRMPDTSIIGKDYRDYPELYKQFDYMTHPNLVKSPKAQGGSNQWLNGQDQSIRVAVGTRQERFDLMAAVSYRQQGNYFAGKGGVAKYQAPLGQEHESLGEGFMPYVAALYPAGSEVLNTSSTMKSALLKNTWYLPQGQTLQFGARWSDIQHGEIMPSRLIWSKDGGQQQWPIGKVEQKAYNLEYAWNPKDNPWVNARINLWQTQTNSRTYTSGMSVFEMPKMDHEWNSCVKYGGGDPKQCPRLDGFFPFEDHAFVHAQNNRWGVTASNSIQLLPQLDWRLGADFQRESLKSDTKTREGKRQEYNLSFNFDWRPTDWLHINAGAKREAYWAKDTLLAEKMAQQENWIVGKQYMNLSVNRTLNQEEHDFYEGMQDKRKSMGFRQFSQWLKTEPELAARYQSMNGAMRTKGQSKYLEEQYQYHQRDDGRYHRVDNPYLNGVIADEQVINPYTGEKEDRYRYVGNTIHSQPITDEETQKALQKKSGHAWSPILSASLKLSEDARVYVRYAEAKRFPSMFESTMGFSTMPRALVDIKPEHSRNFEVGYVHDLTQWLPTAQASDLKLTYYDMTIKNVIERDVDMNFAQLDKQKNRGLELQARYDGTRFFGSVGVNYNLENKICDESLSMRMGVTGLFPSCVDGGFPVGYLRTNLTPRYSANLTLGGRFDQNRLELGTRVFYHSRANNKQEQDMAEKGLLDGNNNNPIRWQPVVLVDAFLKYQLAKNLSVELTGNNLTNRYYIDPLTRSFMPAPGRTWRLGVQGKF; encoded by the coding sequence ATGGGCAAACGTAAAAAAATAGTATTAGAGCTTTTAGCAGGGCTGTCTTGTTCTTTATCAATCGATGCGGCGAGGGCTAATGCTCAAGACGACGTACAGACGTTAGATGATGTGGTGGTGATCGGGCGTAAAGTAGACGTTCAGGACCGTAGCGGCCATGCCAAGGTGTACGACAAGGATTTGTCGAGTGCTTACTTGGGTAAGGCTGAGCTGAACCGCAATAAAGGCAAGTCGGTGGCGGATTTAATTAAAGGCATGCCGGGCGTATTTAGCGGCGACGCACGCAATAGTGGCTCGCTAGACGTGAATATTCGGGGTATTCAAGGACCAGGTCGGGTGCCGGTGACGATTGATGGAACAGAGCAGGGCGTGACCGTTTACCGAGGCTATTATGGCGCGAGCAACCGTAACTACATCGACCCGAGCCTGGTCAGCAGTATGGTGGTTGAAAAAGGCGGCTCGTTAACCGAAGGGGTTAAGACGTCGGTGGGTGGCGGTGTGGCGATTAAGACCTTAAGTATTGATGATGTCGTGCCGCAGGGCGAGCGCTATGGCGCCGATATTATGGTGGACGGCAGCAGCAATACGACTAAGCCCAGGATGCCGGATACGTCGATCATCGGCAAAGATTATCGTGACTATCCTGAGCTATACAAACAGTTTGACTATATGACCCATCCCAACCTAGTGAAAAGCCCTAAAGCGCAAGGCGGCTCGAACCAATGGTTAAATGGTCAAGATCAGTCGATTCGCGTGGCGGTAGGGACGCGGCAAGAGCGGTTCGATTTAATGGCGGCAGTGTCTTATCGTCAGCAAGGTAATTATTTCGCAGGTAAGGGTGGGGTGGCAAAATATCAGGCGCCGCTAGGCCAAGAACATGAAAGCTTGGGTGAGGGGTTTATGCCTTATGTGGCGGCGCTGTATCCAGCCGGCTCTGAAGTATTGAATACGTCGAGCACCATGAAGTCGGCATTATTAAAAAATACCTGGTATTTACCCCAAGGGCAAACCCTCCAGTTTGGCGCGCGCTGGAGCGACATTCAACACGGTGAAATCATGCCTTCGCGCCTGATTTGGTCAAAAGATGGTGGCCAGCAGCAGTGGCCCATTGGTAAGGTCGAACAAAAGGCCTATAACCTAGAATACGCCTGGAACCCTAAGGATAATCCATGGGTCAACGCGCGCATCAACCTATGGCAAACCCAAACCAATAGCCGAACGTATACATCGGGTATGAGCGTTTTTGAAATGCCAAAAATGGATCATGAGTGGAACAGCTGCGTGAAGTACGGCGGCGGCGATCCTAAACAGTGCCCGCGATTGGATGGCTTTTTCCCCTTTGAGGATCACGCCTTTGTACACGCCCAAAATAACCGCTGGGGCGTGACCGCCAGCAACTCAATCCAGCTTTTACCGCAGCTAGATTGGCGCTTGGGTGCAGATTTTCAGCGCGAAAGCCTGAAGTCAGACACGAAAACCCGAGAAGGTAAGCGCCAAGAATACAACCTTTCCTTTAATTTTGATTGGCGCCCGACCGATTGGCTACACATCAATGCTGGTGCAAAGCGTGAGGCTTATTGGGCTAAAGATACGCTGCTCGCAGAAAAAATGGCGCAGCAGGAAAACTGGATTGTGGGTAAGCAGTATATGAACCTGAGCGTGAACCGTACCCTGAACCAAGAAGAGCATGATTTTTATGAGGGCATGCAGGACAAAAGAAAAAGCATGGGCTTTAGGCAGTTCTCTCAATGGTTAAAAACCGAGCCAGAGCTAGCGGCTCGCTATCAAAGCATGAATGGCGCGATGCGCACGAAGGGACAAAGTAAATACCTAGAAGAACAGTATCAATACCATCAGCGTGATGATGGGCGCTACCATCGGGTAGACAACCCCTACCTTAATGGCGTAATTGCGGATGAGCAGGTGATCAACCCTTATACCGGAGAAAAAGAAGATCGCTATCGCTACGTAGGCAACACCATACATAGCCAGCCCATTACCGATGAAGAAACGCAAAAAGCCTTACAGAAAAAATCTGGCCATGCTTGGTCGCCCATTCTATCGGCCAGCCTCAAGCTGAGCGAAGACGCCAGAGTGTATGTGCGTTACGCCGAAGCCAAACGCTTCCCCAGCATGTTTGAAAGCACGATGGGCTTTTCCACTATGCCGCGCGCCTTGGTCGACATCAAGCCTGAACACTCGAGAAACTTTGAAGTCGGCTACGTGCATGATTTAACCCAGTGGCTGCCGACGGCACAGGCCAGCGACCTTAAGCTAACCTATTACGATATGACCATTAAAAACGTGATTGAACGAGACGTTGACATGAATTTTGCTCAGCTAGACAAGCAAAAAAATCGGGGGCTAGAGCTACAAGCGCGCTATGACGGCACGCGGTTTTTTGGCAGCGTGGGGGTTAATTACAATTTGGAAAATAAAATCTGCGACGAGTCTTTATCGATGCGCATGGGCGTGACTGGGCTGTTTCCTAGCTGTGTCGACGGGGGCTTCCCGGTGGGCTATTTACGCACCAACTTAACCCCACGCTATAGCGCCAACCTTACCTTGGGCGGGCGCTTTGATCAGAATCGCTTAGAGCTGGGTACCCGTGTGTTTTATCACAGCCGTGCCAACAATAAGCAAGAGCAAGACATGGCTGAAAAAGGGCTGTTAGACGGCAACAATAACAACCCTATTCGGTGGCAGCCGGTGGTCTTGGTAGACGCCTTTTTGAAGTACCAATTGGCTAAAAACCTAAGCGTTGAGCTGACGGGCAACAACTTGACCAATCGATACTATATTGATCCCTTAACGCGTTCGTTCATGCCTGCACCGGGACGAACTTGGCGGTTGGGCGTACAGGGTAAATTTTAA